Genomic DNA from Desulforamulus hydrothermalis Lam5 = DSM 18033:
CATCGGCAGGTAAGCTTGCTGGCCCTGGAAAGCATTGAAAAAATGCGCCAGATGGGATTAAAGGTGGGGCCCGGCGACTTTGCGGAGAATTTAACCACTGAGGGTATCGACCTGATTTCTCTGCCCGTTGGCACCAAACTAAAGATAGGCGAAAGCGCCCTGGGTGAAGTAACACAAATTGGCAAAGAATGCCATAGCCGTTGCGCCATTTATCACTTGGCCGGCGACTGTGTAATGCCCCGGGAAGGCATTTTTATCCGGGTGCTGCAGGGGGGGCCGGTAAAGGTGGGGGATACTATTGACATCCTGCAGCCTTAAACCTTCCCAGCCGCCTGTTGTTTCCCTGGTGGGCTGTTCCAACAGCGGCAAAACCACCTTTTTGGAAAAACTGGTCAGGCTGCTCAAAACCAGGGGCTACCTGGTGGGTACGGTTAAACACCACCGGGGGGAGTTTGCCTTTGATATAGCCGGCAAGGATACCTGGCGCCATGCCCGGGCCGGGGCCGACCGGGTGGCCCTGGCCACGCCGACGGGGTTTGGTTTGGTAAGACGGCTGGCTTCCGAACTGTCGCTGCCTGAGATAATAAATTATATGAGCGGCGTGGACATTGTCTTGCTGGAAGGATTTAAACAGGGCCCCCAGCCCAAGATTGAGCTGGTGCGCAGCGAAATCAGCCAACAGCCGGTTTGTACACCGGATGAATTGCTGGCGGTGGTCAGCGACCTGCCGCTGCAACTGGGTATTCCTTGTTTTGGCCTGGAAGATATTGCGGGTGTGGCAGACATGATTGAGGCAAGATTTATCAAAGGAGCCCATGAAGCAGTCAGCCGGTCACTGAGCCGGCAACAGAAAAAACGCTACCACCGCAACATTATGCTGCCCGGTGTGGGAGAACAGGGGCAACTGAAGCTGCTGCAATCCTCCGCCCTGGTGGTGGGGGCGGGCGGCCTGGGTTCGCCCATCGCCTATTACCTGGCGGCAGCCGGCATTGGCCGCCTGGGCCTGGCAGATGCGGACACGGTGGATTTTTCCAACCTGCAACGGCAGATTTTGCATACCAACCTGGATGTAGGCCGGTTAAAAGTGGCCTCAGCCCGGGATAAACTGACAGCCGTCAACCCGGATATCCGGGTGGAAATATACCCGGAGCGGATCAGCCAGGACAATGTGGCAGCACTGGTTAACCGGTACGACATCGTCGTGGATGCCACAGACAACCTGGACAGCCGCTATTTATTAAACCGCGCTTGCCTGGAGGCCGGTAAACCCTTTATTTACGGCGGCGTGCTTTCCCTGGTGGGTCAGGTGTTAACGGTATTGCCCGGCCGGGGGCCTTGCTTTCGCTGCATTTTCCGCCAACCACCCGCCGGCAAAGCGGTCAAATCCACTGCCGAGGTGGGGATATTAGGTGCGGTGGCCGGCATAATTGGTTCCATTCAAGCCACTGAAGCGGTTAAATACCTGCTTAATCAGGGTGATCTGCTGGTGGGTCGGTTACTGACCCTGGATGCCCTTTCCATGACCTTTTTAGAGGTGGCGGTACAGCGGGATACCGCTTGTCCTGACTGTGGCTGCTTGGGTTAATTTGGTGCGATTTCCCCTGGGGTTGTGCCAACAGCCTAATTTTGGTGCAACCTTTTTAGTTTGGCAAAAGAAGTAAGAAAAAAACAAAGTGCTAAAAGACTGTTTTGCTGTCTTTTAGCACTTTGTTTTTAAGCATCTTTTCAGTGTTTTCTAAGGTAATTTTTAGAGGAAAAAGTTTCTATTAGTCGAAAAAACTATATAAGCCATAAAAAGTCAGAATAGGAGGCAATAGCATGAAGTTTACGGTAAGAGCGAGGCTGATTATAGCCTTTGGGCTATTGATTGGGATTGTGATAGCCCTGGGTTTGTATGCCAGTGTAATGTTGCAAAAGTTGGATCGGATAACCAGTGAAATAACAGGGGATTGGTTGCCAGCCATTCAAGATGTAGAAGAAATTAACGGTTTAATAGCAGATTTTCGAGTAAGAGAATACAGGCATGTTATTTCTGCTGCGGATCAAGACAAAATGGAAACAGATATGGTTGCCAACCAGAAAAAGATAACTGAACATCTTGACAGTTATGAAAAAACCATCGAAGAGCAGCAGGATAGAGACCTTTTTAATAAGCTGAAAGCAGACTGGCAAAATTACCTAAAAGTTAACGAAAAAGTCATTGCTCTCAGCCGGGCAGGTCAAAAAGATGAGGCATTACAGGTAATTTACGGAGAATCTTTAACTCTTTATAATGCTGCCAGGGAAGCTTCGCAGCAACTGGTGAAATATAATCAACATCATGTTAAAAGAATAAGCAATGAAACCAACAATCTTTTCCAAAAATCCACTTCGCTGCTGACCGTAGCCATCATTATAGCAGCCCTACTGGCGGCAACGGCGGCCTATTTCATCAGCCGCAGTATTACCAAACCCCTTAAAGAGATAGAAGCAGCTGCCAACCGGCTGGCCGGCGGTGACTTTTCTGTTGACGATCTTGTGGTAAAAAACAGTGATGAAATAGGCAGCCTGGCTGACTCCTTTAACACCATGAAGAAAAACTTTCAGAC
This window encodes:
- a CDS encoding MOSC domain-containing protein; its protein translation is MGKIVAVCTSPKKGMRKKNVGEGTLVVEHGLQGDAHVGDWHRQVSLLALESIEKMRQMGLKVGPGDFAENLTTEGIDLISLPVGTKLKIGESALGEVTQIGKECHSRCAIYHLAGDCVMPREGIFIRVLQGGPVKVGDTIDILQP
- the mobB gene encoding molybdopterin-guanine dinucleotide biosynthesis protein B produces the protein MTSCSLKPSQPPVVSLVGCSNSGKTTFLEKLVRLLKTRGYLVGTVKHHRGEFAFDIAGKDTWRHARAGADRVALATPTGFGLVRRLASELSLPEIINYMSGVDIVLLEGFKQGPQPKIELVRSEISQQPVCTPDELLAVVSDLPLQLGIPCFGLEDIAGVADMIEARFIKGAHEAVSRSLSRQQKKRYHRNIMLPGVGEQGQLKLLQSSALVVGAGGLGSPIAYYLAAAGIGRLGLADADTVDFSNLQRQILHTNLDVGRLKVASARDKLTAVNPDIRVEIYPERISQDNVAALVNRYDIVVDATDNLDSRYLLNRACLEAGKPFIYGGVLSLVGQVLTVLPGRGPCFRCIFRQPPAGKAVKSTAEVGILGAVAGIIGSIQATEAVKYLLNQGDLLVGRLLTLDALSMTFLEVAVQRDTACPDCGCLG